In the Prochlorococcus marinus str. MIT 9312 genome, TTTACTAATAGTAAAATTAGAATTTTATTAGTAAGACGAGCACAGTAAAATGAAGGTTATATTTATAAGTGGTCCTTCTGGTAGCGGTAAAACCACCTTATCAAATCAAATAATATTAGAAATTAAAAATGGTATTGTTTTAAGTACGGATAATTACTACAAAACAAATCTAATAAGTAAATTTCTTTCAAAATTTGTAGAAGGTTATTTCGATAAAAGTATAAGTTTTAATTACAATTTATTTAAAAATGATTTTAATTTAATTCTAAAGAATGGAATTTCAATGCATGAGCGTTCTTATAATTTCGAAAAGAAAACAATGAAAAATTTATTAAGAGAAACAAATAATATTAATTTTTTAATTGTCGAAGGTATTTTTGCTAAAGAATTCTCAAACACTTTAGATAATTTAAATTATTTTTTTTTAGAATTAAAAATTAATAAAAATGAGTGTCTAAAAAGAGTTATACAAAGAGATTTAAAAGAAAGGGGGAAGTCAAAAAATCAAGCAAAAAAAGATTTCTTAAAATCATGGGATATTTATTATGAAAACATCAAAAATA is a window encoding:
- a CDS encoding uridine kinase family protein codes for the protein MKVIFISGPSGSGKTTLSNQIILEIKNGIVLSTDNYYKTNLISKFLSKFVEGYFDKSISFNYNLFKNDFNLILKNGISMHERSYNFEKKTMKNLLRETNNINFLIVEGIFAKEFSNTLDNLNYFFLELKINKNECLKRVIQRDLKERGKSKNQAKKDFLKSWDIYYENIKNKRIKNKTNEFIITKNTNIDEILKKII